The Acidobacteriota bacterium region ACTATCCCGAGCCCCTTGACCGGACCCATAGGGCTGGCGCCTTCCGACGTGCACACCACGTGGAACTTGGAGCCCTCGAACCAGGCGCATTCTTCGTTCCAGGACATCGGGCCCCCAGGGCCAAAGATCCCGGGCTTCAGGTCGCCCTCGCCCGACCAGGTGCCGACCCACAGTTCGAGCGCCTTGTGCTCGGCTGTCGGCTGCGGCATTTCTGGCTGTTCGGCAGACACCACCGATGCCACCAGCAAGATACAGATACAGAGTGTTCCTCGCCGCAAACTCATACGTCCCTCCGTGTGT contains the following coding sequences:
- a CDS encoding DUF1579 domain-containing protein, which gives rise to MSLRRGTLCICILLVASVVSAEQPEMPQPTAEHKALELWVGTWSGEGDLKPGIFGPGGPMSWNEECAWFEGSKFHVVCTSEGASPMGPVKGLGIVGYNSEREVYTHYGVDNNGWSAYSEGTREGDTWTYFSKETMGGRTYHTRATMTLTAPDTMKFTWEMSEDGENWVLLMEGTSTKK